The following are from one region of the Cetobacterium somerae genome:
- a CDS encoding bifunctional 2-keto-4-hydroxyglutarate aldolase/2-keto-3-deoxy-6-phosphogluconate aldolase: MLKKHEIIDRIINTGVVAVVRAENLEEAKRVSNACIAGGVNAIEVTYTVPGATEVIRELSKEFPGDDFIIGAGTVLDTETARLAILAGAKYIVSPGFDAETAKLCNRYAIPYMPGCMTITEMIKAMELGCDIIKLFPGSAFGPDFIKAVKAPLPQANIMPTGGVSLENVDQWIKNGVVAVGVGGKLATGPSEEITATAKAFIAKVKKVREEI; the protein is encoded by the coding sequence ATGTTAAAAAAACATGAAATTATAGATAGAATTATAAATACTGGAGTGGTTGCTGTTGTTAGAGCTGAAAATTTAGAGGAAGCTAAACGTGTTTCTAACGCTTGTATTGCTGGTGGAGTTAATGCAATTGAAGTAACTTACACTGTACCAGGAGCTACTGAAGTTATCAGAGAGCTTTCAAAAGAATTCCCTGGAGACGATTTTATAATCGGAGCTGGAACTGTTTTAGATACTGAAACTGCTAGACTTGCTATTTTAGCTGGAGCAAAATATATTGTTTCTCCTGGATTTGATGCTGAAACTGCTAAACTTTGTAACAGATATGCTATTCCATATATGCCTGGATGTATGACTATTACTGAAATGATTAAGGCTATGGAATTAGGTTGCGATATTATTAAACTTTTCCCTGGAAGTGCTTTTGGCCCTGACTTTATTAAAGCTGTTAAAGCACCTTTACCTCAAGCTAACATCATGCCTACAGGTGGAGTTTCTCTAGAAAATGTTGACCAATGGATTAAAAATGGAGTTGTAGCTGTTGGTGTTGGAGGAAAGTTAGCTACTGGACCTAGCGAAGAGATTACTGCTACTGCAAAAGCTTTTATCGCTAAAGTTAAAAAGGTTAGAGAGGAGATCTAA
- a CDS encoding carbonic anhydrase: MQNYNELLEANLEWVEKRLDLDKDYFKNLSKGQNPPFLYIGCSDSRMPIDTFTQSEPGSFFIHRNIANQVFSNDMNFLATLEYAVEQLEVEHIIVSGHYECGGIKTAHDKCRHSSIISSWLMPIKKIEVEHKEELESLATEQERLDRLTELNVLEQLKHIFELSVIRNRIENGKYPRIHGWVLDIRSGKIVEIEIPIEDWKSKGIIPKEYQV; this comes from the coding sequence ATGCAAAATTATAATGAGTTATTAGAAGCAAATTTAGAATGGGTAGAAAAAAGATTAGATTTAGATAAAGATTATTTTAAGAATCTTTCTAAAGGTCAAAATCCACCATTCTTATATATAGGATGCTCAGATAGTAGAATGCCGATTGATACTTTTACTCAAAGTGAACCTGGAAGTTTTTTTATTCATAGAAATATAGCTAATCAAGTATTTTCAAATGATATGAATTTTTTAGCAACTTTGGAGTATGCTGTTGAACAGTTAGAAGTAGAGCATATAATAGTTTCTGGACACTATGAGTGTGGTGGAATAAAAACAGCTCACGATAAATGCAGACATTCTTCAATAATCTCAAGTTGGTTGATGCCAATAAAAAAGATAGAAGTAGAGCATAAGGAAGAATTAGAAAGTTTGGCAACAGAGCAAGAAAGATTAGATAGATTGACAGAATTAAATGTATTAGAGCAATTAAAACATATATTTGAATTATCAGTTATAAGAAATAGAATTGAAAATGGAAAATATCCAAGAATTCATGGATGGGTTTTAGATATTAGAAGTGGAAAAATAGTAGAAATAGAGATTCCAATAGAAGATTGGAAATCAAAGGGAATAATACCTAAAGAGTACCAAGTTTAA
- a CDS encoding IclR family transcriptional regulator, which translates to MKKLVPAMEKIDKIFNYLYLKEKASQAEISKDLNIPKATTNRLIYTLVTMGYIYQNGKDYTLGNKFEYFSNKNKNYNLIKNVSYPYLEELSLKFKETFKVSVFDKNKIRVIASVESNDYYKITVPENAIFPLHAGAASKILICQLTEKKLNSLLPEVLPKYTENTITNRDLLKKELFKVNIKKIAFDNMEHSNTISAVAIPIYDKSNKIIAALSCPFFSNNTNESHINEIIIAMKEVSEKVNKTLINMSF; encoded by the coding sequence ATGAAAAAATTAGTTCCGGCTATGGAAAAAATTGATAAGATTTTTAATTATCTTTATCTAAAAGAAAAAGCTTCTCAAGCTGAAATCTCTAAAGATTTAAATATACCTAAAGCTACGACAAATAGATTAATCTATACTTTAGTTACAATGGGATATATCTATCAAAATGGAAAAGATTATACTTTAGGAAATAAATTTGAGTACTTTTCAAATAAAAATAAAAACTATAACTTAATTAAAAATGTTTCTTATCCATATTTAGAAGAGTTGTCCTTAAAATTTAAGGAAACTTTTAAAGTTAGTGTTTTTGATAAAAATAAAATTAGAGTAATTGCTTCTGTTGAGAGTAATGATTATTATAAAATTACTGTTCCAGAAAATGCAATTTTTCCTTTACATGCTGGTGCAGCAAGTAAAATTTTAATTTGTCAGTTAACAGAAAAAAAATTAAACTCTCTACTTCCTGAAGTTTTACCAAAATATACTGAAAATACTATAACTAACAGAGATCTTTTAAAAAAAGAGTTATTTAAAGTCAACATAAAAAAAATTGCTTTTGATAATATGGAGCACTCAAACACTATTAGTGCAGTGGCTATTCCTATTTATGATAAAAGTAATAAAATTATAGCTGCTCTTAGTTGTCCTTTTTTTAGTAATAATACTAATGAATCTCATATAAATGAGATTATAATTGCTATGAAAGAGGTTTCTGAAAAAGTAAATAAAACTCTTATTAATATGTCATTCTAA
- a CDS encoding mechanosensitive ion channel family protein — protein sequence MEVKSQSFLEEVLNHLVDKNIFVNFTVEFLFFIIKLFFCIGIYYFALKLVKKIAPIYNNARKENVIDPSLRSFIRSILYVGLHATLITICLLIMGVKESSLLAFFGTLGIGVGLALKDNLSNFAGGIIVLVFKTYKVGDEVNISGEMGYVHDIDIFSTTVRTHNNDLVIVPNGSIVSNKVINYTKTPIRRLKFIVGVSYDADLDIAREALEKLLRDNPLVLTDPPVYSHVDAYADSSINIALKGWATNEHYWTVYKETLNGIKGALDRENISIPFPQMDVHLNNVDK from the coding sequence GTGGAAGTAAAGTCACAAAGTTTTTTGGAGGAAGTTTTAAATCACTTAGTTGACAAAAATATTTTTGTTAATTTTACAGTGGAGTTTTTATTTTTTATAATAAAATTATTTTTTTGTATAGGAATATATTATTTTGCTTTAAAATTAGTAAAAAAAATAGCTCCAATTTATAATAATGCTAGAAAAGAGAATGTAATAGATCCATCATTAAGAAGTTTTATTAGATCAATTTTATATGTGGGCTTACATGCAACATTGATAACTATTTGTCTTCTGATTATGGGAGTTAAAGAGAGTAGCTTACTTGCATTCTTTGGAACATTGGGAATAGGTGTTGGTTTAGCATTAAAGGATAACCTATCAAATTTTGCAGGTGGAATAATTGTTCTTGTTTTTAAAACATATAAAGTTGGAGATGAAGTAAACATATCTGGAGAGATGGGATATGTTCATGATATTGATATTTTCTCTACTACAGTTAGAACTCATAATAATGATTTAGTGATAGTACCAAATGGATCTATTGTTTCAAACAAAGTAATCAATTATACAAAAACGCCAATAAGAAGATTAAAGTTTATAGTGGGAGTATCTTATGATGCAGATTTAGATATTGCTAGAGAGGCATTAGAAAAACTTTTAAGAGATAATCCATTAGTTTTAACAGATCCACCAGTATATAGTCATGTGGATGCTTATGCAGATAGTTCTATAAATATTGCTTTAAAAGGTTGGGCAACAAACGAGCATTACTGGACAGTTTATAAAGAAACATTAAATGGTATAAAAGGTGCTTTAGATAGAGAAAATATAAGCATACCATTCCCACAAATGGATGTTCATTTAAATAATGTGGATAAATAA
- the hcp gene encoding hydroxylamine reductase — protein MEKIPMFCFQCQETAGNKGCSVVGVCGKKPTTSNLQDLLIYTAKGISILRENLSLENRLENKELNSEIDYYITNSLFITITNANFDDEMISKEILKGLEIRDKVKTQLDNFGLDIKRLKDHDAVTFTVKTIEDMNKKALTIGVLSTENEDIRSLREVITYGLKGMAAYYEHSVNLGYEKSEIVMFIEKALVSTLDDSIELGDLVGLTLETGKFGVDVMALLDSANTGKFGNPEITEVNIGVRNNPGILISGHDLNDIVQLLEQTEGTGVDVYTHSEMLPAHYYPELKKYKHLAGNYGNAWWKQKEEFETFNGPVVFTTNCIVPPKAGASYEGKVFTTNATGFPGWKRVEEKNGKKDFSEVIALAKTCKAPTEIETGKIIGGFAHNQVFALADKVVDAVKSGAIRRFYVMAGCDGRMKSRDYYTEFAANLPKDTVILTAGCAKYKYNKLNLGDIGGIPRVLDAGQCNDSYSLALIALKLKEVFQLNDINELPIAYNIAWYEQKAVIVLLALLHLGVKNIHLGPTIPAFLSGNVLKVLIDNFNIGTISTVEEDLKNF, from the coding sequence ATGGAAAAAATACCAATGTTTTGTTTTCAATGTCAAGAAACAGCAGGAAATAAAGGCTGCTCAGTAGTAGGAGTTTGTGGAAAGAAACCGACTACATCAAATCTACAAGATTTGCTTATTTATACAGCAAAGGGTATATCGATACTTAGAGAAAATTTATCTTTGGAAAATAGATTAGAAAATAAAGAGTTAAATTCAGAGATTGATTACTATATAACAAACTCTTTATTTATAACAATAACAAATGCAAATTTTGATGATGAAATGATATCTAAAGAGATTTTAAAAGGATTAGAGATTAGAGATAAAGTAAAAACTCAATTGGATAATTTTGGATTAGATATAAAAAGATTAAAAGACCACGATGCAGTAACATTTACAGTAAAAACAATCGAGGATATGAATAAAAAAGCTTTAACAATTGGAGTTCTTTCAACTGAGAATGAAGATATAAGATCTTTAAGAGAAGTTATAACTTATGGATTAAAAGGTATGGCAGCATATTATGAACATTCTGTAAATTTAGGATATGAGAAATCAGAAATAGTTATGTTTATAGAAAAAGCTTTAGTTTCAACTTTAGATGATTCAATAGAGTTAGGAGATTTAGTTGGATTAACTTTAGAAACAGGAAAATTTGGAGTAGATGTAATGGCATTATTAGATTCTGCTAATACAGGAAAATTTGGAAATCCAGAGATAACAGAAGTAAATATCGGAGTTAGAAATAACCCTGGAATTTTAATATCAGGTCATGACTTGAATGATATAGTTCAACTTTTAGAGCAAACAGAGGGAACAGGAGTGGATGTATATACTCATTCAGAGATGTTACCAGCGCACTATTATCCAGAGTTAAAAAAATATAAGCATTTAGCTGGAAACTATGGAAATGCATGGTGGAAACAAAAAGAAGAATTTGAAACATTTAATGGTCCTGTTGTATTCACAACAAATTGTATAGTACCACCTAAGGCTGGAGCTTCATATGAAGGAAAAGTATTTACAACAAATGCAACTGGATTCCCAGGATGGAAAAGAGTTGAAGAGAAGAATGGAAAGAAAGATTTCTCAGAAGTTATAGCATTAGCTAAAACATGTAAAGCACCGACAGAGATTGAAACTGGAAAAATTATAGGTGGATTTGCACATAATCAAGTATTTGCATTAGCTGATAAAGTTGTAGATGCAGTAAAATCTGGAGCTATTAGAAGATTCTATGTAATGGCAGGATGCGATGGAAGAATGAAGTCAAGAGATTATTATACAGAGTTTGCAGCTAATCTACCAAAAGATACAGTAATTTTAACAGCAGGTTGTGCAAAATATAAATATAATAAATTAAACTTAGGAGATATTGGTGGAATTCCAAGAGTTTTAGACGCAGGACAATGTAATGATTCATACTCATTAGCATTAATAGCTTTAAAATTAAAAGAAGTATTCCAATTAAATGATATAAATGAGTTGCCAATTGCTTATAACATAGCTTGGTATGAGCAAAAAGCTGTAATAGTTCTATTAGCATTATTACACTTAGGAGTTAAAAATATTCATTTAGGACCAACAATTCCAGCATTTTTATCAGGAAATGTTTTAAAAGTTTTAATAGATAACTTTAATATTGGAACTATTTCAACAGTAGAGGAAGATTTAAAGAATTTCTAA
- a CDS encoding sugar kinase, producing the protein MSKIVTLGEIMLRLSTENNNRFIQSNTFRADYGGGEANVAVSLANFGIESEYVTKLPNNPLSDSIFRYLKANGVETKNIVLGGERLGTYYLEVGTSVRASSVIYDRKYSSFSTLDYSELKIEEILKDCKILHLSGITPALSENCKELTIKIMEKAKEMGVLISFDFNYRGKLWTLDEASPVLTSYLPYIDICFAGILDAKNIMKLGNHSDLNEYYKEITKKYPNIKYLLSTKRETHSVNENSLTGFIFKDGELIASPRYTFQIVDRVGGGDAFAAGALFGIYNNHSPKDIVDFATAASVYKHTVRGDANLVSKDEIYNIINNGISTVSR; encoded by the coding sequence ATGAGTAAAATTGTAACTCTTGGAGAGATTATGTTACGTCTTTCTACTGAAAATAACAATAGATTTATTCAAAGTAATACATTTAGAGCTGATTACGGTGGAGGAGAAGCTAACGTAGCTGTTTCTCTTGCAAACTTTGGAATAGAATCTGAGTATGTTACTAAACTACCTAACAATCCACTTTCTGATTCTATCTTTAGATATTTAAAAGCTAATGGAGTTGAAACAAAAAATATAGTTCTTGGTGGAGAAAGACTTGGAACTTACTACCTAGAAGTTGGAACAAGTGTTAGAGCATCATCAGTTATTTATGATAGAAAATACTCGTCATTCTCTACTTTAGATTATAGTGAGTTAAAAATAGAAGAAATTCTAAAAGATTGTAAAATATTACATCTTTCTGGAATTACACCAGCTCTTTCAGAAAATTGTAAAGAACTTACAATTAAAATTATGGAAAAAGCTAAAGAAATGGGAGTTTTAATCAGTTTCGACTTTAATTACAGAGGAAAACTTTGGACTTTAGATGAAGCTTCTCCTGTTTTAACAAGTTATCTTCCGTATATAGATATCTGTTTTGCTGGTATTTTAGATGCTAAAAATATCATGAAATTAGGAAATCATTCTGATTTAAATGAATATTATAAAGAGATTACAAAAAAATATCCAAATATAAAATATCTGCTTTCTACAAAACGTGAAACACACTCAGTTAATGAAAACTCTTTAACTGGTTTTATCTTTAAAGATGGTGAACTTATAGCTTCACCTAGATATACTTTCCAAATTGTTGATAGAGTTGGTGGAGGAGATGCCTTTGCTGCTGGAGCTCTTTTTGGAATCTATAACAATCATTCACCTAAAGATATTGTAGATTTTGCAACTGCAGCTTCTGTTTATAAACATACTGTAAGAGGAGATGCAAACTTAGTTTCAAAAGATGAAATTTATAATATCATCAATAATGGTATTTCAACTGTTTCAAGATAA